ACGGGCTGCAGGTGTTTTAGCCACAATAAACGCATCAAACGGATGACGTGAACCATCGGGTTGTTTTTCTCGTAATGGGGCAGTTTGAGGGGTTTCAATATAACCCGGACCGATTCCGTTACATTGAATATTGTATTCTCCATATTCTGAGCAGATGTTTTTAGTAAGCATTTTTAATCCACCCTTTGCCGCTGCGTAAGCCGAAACCGTTTCACGACCCAATTCGCTCATCATAGAACAAATGTTGATAATTTTTCCGTGTCCTTTTTTTATCATACTTGGAATAACCGCTTTAGAAACAATGAAAGGACCATTTAGATCTATATCAATTACTTGACGAAAATCTGCAGCGCTCATTTCGTGCATTGGGATGCGTTTGATAATTCCGGCATTATTTACAAGAATGTCAATAGTACCTACTTCTTTCTCAATTTTAGCAACCATTTCATTTATTCCGGTTTCATCTGTTACGTCGCAAACATATCCGTATGCATTGATTCCTGCTTCTTTGTAAGCCGTCAAACCTTTGTCCACAAATTCTTGTTTTATGTCGTTAAAAACAATTGTTGCTCCGGCTTCTGCCAACGCCGAAGCAATTGAAAATCCAATTCCGTATGATGCGCCGGTTATCAAAGCAATTTTTCCCGTTAAATCAAATTGATTCATAATATTTTTAGTTTTTATTTAAGTTCAGTAATTTTTGAAAAATCTTGGTCTCCATAATCCAAATTTTCGCCCGCCATACCCCATATAAATGTGTAATTATAAGTAGCTGCTGCTGAATGTATTGACCACTCCGGTGAAATTACGGCTTGATTGTTTTGCATCCAAATATGGCGTGTTTCGTTTGGTTCCCCCATAAAATGACAAACAGACTGGTCTTCAGGAACTTCAAAATAAAAATATGCTTCCATACGACGAGAATGAACGTGTGCCGGCATAGTATTCCAAACACTGCCGAGAGCAAGTTCCGTCATACCCATTTGCAATTGACACGTGGGAAGTACTTGATTTACAATCATCTTATTTATTTTACGATGATTTGCCGTTTCCAAACTTCCCAATACCATTACTTCAGCATCTGCTTTGGTTACTTTTTTATCCGGATAATTTCTGTGAGCGGGTGCTGAATTAAAATAAAATTTGGCAGGATTATTTTTGTCTACACTTTCAAAATATACTTCTCTATCGCCCGAGCCAAGATAAAGAGCTTCTTTATATTCCAGTTCAAATTTCTTATCTCCCACATACACAATCCCTTTTCCTCCTACGTTAAAAGTGCCAAATTCACGATTTCGTAAAAAAACAGGTTGTTTCAGAGGGTCAATGGTTTCGAGTTTTACTTTCTCATTCACGGGCATTGCTCCTCCTACTACCATACGATCATACATTGTATAAACCATATTCAATTCGTCGGCAACAAAAAGTTTTTCAATCAAAAAATCTTTACGCAGGCGCTCTGTGGTGTAATGTTTTGCGTCTTCCGGATGCGCCGCATAGCGTAATTCATAGTTTGTTTTCATTGTACTGTTGTTTAATGATTGTTTTGATTACCAAAATTACAAAATATTCATAAATTAGTTGTTAATATATACGTTCATCTTTTTACTTTTACTTAAATCTCATACTAAAATGACCAAATAATACACTTTTTCCCTGAGCATAAAAATAATTGTGCAGGTATCTTTTAGGAGTTGAATAAGTTTTTACCCGTAGCAACGGATATATAAAACAAGCAAAGTTTGGCGCTGGTTGGCGGGATTTTCATTAATCCCGCCTTTATATAATTAGGATTTTTAATCCGTCAAAAAAACAAAAATAATTCCATATATTTGTACAATGAATATTTGTTGTCGGACTACAAGTCCTGATAATAATTTAAGCCAGGATTATAAATCCCAGCAACCAGCACGAGACTTAATACATTTAAAGAACAAATCCGAAAGGACTAGGGCTGTTGTAGCGGGAGTTGATTATAAAGAAAATACAGATGTAATAAATGATAATGTAGCAACGGATCACTATATAAATATTGTTGGATACGGCACAGATAAAAAAGGACAATATTTTTCTTATTATGACAATGCTGCAATTGGAGGAGAAGAATCAGGTACAAATACTAAAGAAAACAGATTATATTACGACAAAAAAACTAATGCTTTTATTGATGAATCCTCCCCGCTTGGTGGTAAATATAGACTAACTGAAGTTAGACCGACACATACAAAAGAAGTCGAAAAACTAAAAGAGCCAGAATATAGAGAATAAACTTTAATAGTATGAAAAAAATTATTAAGATTGTGATAATTTTAATCCCCCTTTTAATTATTTTCTTGTTTGTATGGATGTATTTTAATCCGACTATTGAAAACAAGGACTTTCATATGGAATATATGGTAGGTAGTGGCAAGGAAGATTATCATAATTATAGGAATAAAAATATTGAAAATCAAAATTATACATTTAATAATTATTATTGTAATGATATAGGTGAAAAACTTGTGATTTACTCATTAGACATTAAAAAAGAAAAAGAAAAAGTTATTTTTGTAAAAGAGAATATATTGTCACAAAAAAAACCAAATCGGCTATTATTGATTATTTTAATAAAAATGGGAAATTTGATAATTTTCAAATTCGATTTAAAAAAGATTCAGTTTTTGTATATGATTTATCGGGAAATAATTTGTTTTTTTATGGGAAAAGATGTAACGAATAGGGGGTAATGTCCCAGATTGGGAGTTATAAAATGTCAGAACCCCGCCTGCGTCGGGCAGGTTTGATTTATATGATTTATTGATTACAGGATAAAATTTTAGAGTAAGAAAACGGCAGGAAAATAAAAAACCTGCCGTTTTTGTTTTCGGGGCTTTGCCCCGCCCGCCTTTTTTCTTTTCCGCCTTTCGGCAGAAAAAAATCATTAAAAAAATCAGTTTTTTAGGGTCGAAATAGCCCAAAATCAAAAAAGTTATCAACAATCTGCATTTTTACTCTAATTTATTCTTTTATAGTATTTTATTGAGTATAAATGGATTTAATAGGGGTTTAAACAAAAAAATCGCTGTAAAATTAATTACAACGATTTAGTTAAATTTTGCGGAGAGAGAGGGATTCGAACCCCCGGAACCTCTCAGTTCAACGGTTTTCAAGACCGCCGCGATCGACCACTCTGCCATCTCTCCAATGCTTCTTTTCAAAAGCGAGTGCAAAGGTATAATAAATTTTGAAATTACAAAACAAATTGTATTGTAATTCGTGGTTTTTTTAATTCTAAATTGTTTTCAGATATTCCGTAATATTCTTTTCAATACGCGCAGAAATACCTTCTCCTTCGGCTTTAATGAATTTTTCTCCTGTAATATTTTCATAGAGTTCAATATATCTTTCACTTATGCCGCGAACAATTTCGTCTGTCATTTCGGGTACGGTTTGCCCTGTTTTTCCTTGAAAACTGTTGTCCATCAACCATTCACGAACAAATTCTTTGGAGAGTTGTTTTTGCGGTTCTCCTTTTTCAAAACGTTCTTCATAACCTTCGGCATAAAAATATCGAGAACTGTCCGGAGTGTGAATTTCGTCCATCAAGTATATTTTTCCATCGCGTTTTCCAAATTCATATTTGGTATCAACCAAAATTAATCCGCGTTTTGCCGCAATTTCGGTTCCACGTTGGAAAAGTTCCAGCGTATATTTTTCCAATAATTCGTACTCCTCGGGAGTTGCAAGACCTTGTTTCAAAATTTCTTCTTTTGAAATGTCTTCATCATGCAAGCCTTGCTCTGCTTTGGTGGTTGGAGTTACGATTGGGGTTGGGAACTTTTCATTTTCACGCATCCCGTCCGGTATTTTTACACCGCAAATTTCGCGTATTCCGTTTTTATAAGTACGCCAGGCGCTTCCGCAAAGATAACCTCGAACTATCATTTCCACGGGAAAACCTTCACAACGAAGTCCAACGGTAACCATCGGATCCGGTGTTGCAAGTTTCCAATTGGGAACAATATCGGCAGTGGCGTCCAAAAATTGAGCAGCAATTTGATTTAGCATCTGCCCTTTATACGGAATTCCTTTTGGCAAAATTACATCGAATGCAGAAATACGGTCGGTTGCAACCATAACGAGCAAATCGTTTTTTACAGTGTACACATCACGAACCTTGCCGTGATAAACATTAGTTTGTCCATAGAAATGGAAATCGGTTTTTGTAAGTGCGTTCATTGTTATTTTCTTTGTTTTTTAATTCGTAGGTCGTTGTCCGTCAACTGACGGATATGAATATTATGACCTTTTAGATCATTTGAGTATATTAAATTTGTCCTGAAAGGACTGATTTCCACAACCTCAGGTCAAAGACCTGAGGGAAGTGTGACAGCACTATAACCTGCCTAAAAGGCAGGACAAAATCAATCTTGCAAAAAATATCTTTCATCAATTTCAATTCCGTTATCTAATGAGAACTTACGATATTCATCTTCAAAACTCACTGTTTTATGATGCTCTTTTTGATTTTTTATATAATTAATTATTATGTCTTTATCATTCAAATTATATGTAAATGCTGCAAAACTAACAGCCCATCCTTCAAAATTCGGAAAGTTTGTATTTTGCTTTAACCATTTACTTGAATACTCTTTCAGTTCTTTCATAAAATCAGATACTGCAAAAGTGGGATGTATATCAACTAACAAATGAATGTGATTCTCTGTTCCTCCAATTCTATAAAGTTTTGATTTTTTATTATTGATAATTCCCATAATGTAGGCATATAACTCTTTTTCGTGTTGTTCTGGAATAGTATTTTTGCTATACTTTGTCCTGAAAACGATATGATATAATAGTCGAGTATAGCTCATTTGCTGGCGTTTTGTCCTGCCTTTCAGGCAGATGTGTTATGTTTTGTTTTCCGAAGGTCGTTGACCTATCGGTTATGAAAATTTCAAGTCAAATTTATTTTTTAATAAAACTATTCATAACTAAACATTAAAGAATCATCTTTTTCACTATCGGATACCATTCTAAATCTAATATTGTTTCTTAATTCATCTTCACTGTTTTCATTTATTTTAATCAAATTCTTGTGTGATATATCAAATAAATACTTTTGTTTAATATAATCTTTTTTGAATTCTGAGAATAGATAGTATTTGTTGTTCAATATATTATATTTATCATTTATAAAAGTAGTGTAAAAAATCAAAACTAATTCTTCACTACTAAATTGTTGTTTCAGTATCTGTATGTAAAAATCATAATCAAAGCGTTTATTAGTATTTCTCTTTTTAGAAATAAATTCAATTATTAGAAACAAATGTCTCAGATATTCTCCTAATACAATATCAAAATTTTCATAAAATCGACGTGAAACCAACACTAATTTATCTTCTATTCTATGCTTGATTGATTGATCTGATATATTTTTCCAATCTTCTTTCGTTATTTTATATTTTTCGTTTATCTTAGAATAATGTCTTTCCTTATAAATAGAATCTTGCTGATTATCATCATCGTATAGGGACATAATATAATCTTGGTTTTTATAATCACAATAAATTTGATAATTCAAACTATCCCAAATGCTTTTAAATTCTCTCAATATTGGGCTTATAATTTCTTTTCCAGAAAAAGACATACTCGAATCAGCTTTATATATTAAGTTCTTGGTAATATCTTTTTGATAATTTATTAGATTAAAGAACGTACTTTCAAATCGCTCTATTTCAAAGGATTGTTTTTCTGCGTCATAAGATTTTCTTTGTTCTGTTAAAGTTTGTTTTTGAAGCACTAAAGTTTTGTATAGTAGAAAAAAACCTGCCAACGAAAATAATGAACCAGCAAACCCACCAATAAAATCTCCATATTGAGAAAATAATTCTGCATTTGTATTTCCATACTTATTAAAAGGAGAAATAAATGCAAAAAGAATAATAACAAATAAACCTACTATAGATAAAATTATTGCGACAGTTAATCCTGACTTATCAATAAATCTGTCTATTTTTTTATTTTGTATTTCCTTTTTCATAAAATTAATATTAAAAGCATAATTGTATGAAATTCATACTTTTTAAATACTCTTTATTTCTCCCCTTTAGGGGTTGGGGGCAACTTTCTCTTTTCATATGCTTCCACAATTCTCTGCACCAATTTATGACGTACAATGTCTTTTACATCAAATTCAATTTTTGCAATTCCTTTTATTCCTTTCAGAACTTCAATAGCGTCAATCAATCCCGATTTTTGCTGTGCCGGAAGGTCTATTTGCGTTATGTCGCCTGTTACTATCATTTTGGTATTCAATCCCATACGAGTAAGGAACATTTTAATCTGCTGCGTGGAAGTATTTTGCGCTTCATCTAAAATTACTACCGCATCGCTCAAAGTGCGACCGCGCATAAAAGCCAACGGAGCTATTTGAATTGTTCCGTTTTCCAGATATTCCTTCAATTTTGCCGCCGGAATCATATCCATTAAAGCATCATAGAGCGGTTGTAAATACGGATCGATTTTTTCCTTCATATCGCCGGGAAGAAATCCGAGTTTTTCTCCGGCTTCCACTGCAGGCCGGCTCAAAATAATTTTCTTTTTTTCGCGGTTTTTCAAAGAGCGAACCGCCAATGCTATCGCCGTGTATGTTTTTCCGGAGCCGGCAGGACCGATGGCAAACAACAAATCGTTTTCTTCATAATCGCGCACCAGTTTTTGCTGATTTTTAGTGCGCGCCATAATAGATTTTCCATTCACTCCGTGTAAAATCAAATGATCGAATGTAACTTCGGCAGGTTGATTTCCTTTTATGATTTCAACAATATTCTCTTCCGACAAAGAATTGTTATTAAGCACAAAATTTTCCAGTTTTTCAATATTTGAAATTAACTTCTTTACATTTTCTTCGTTCCCGCTGATTTTAATTACGTGACCTCTTGCCACCAATTGAATATCGGGATGTAAATTCTTCAACAATTGTATGTTGCTGTTATTCACCCCGTAAAAAACAGTAGTGTCGGTGTGATCGGAGAGGGAAAAAACAGAAGCCTCCCCAACCCCTGCAGGAGAGGGGCTTTGAAGTTCTTCTTTATTTTTAGTTTTTTCTGTCATCAATAGTATTGTTTTAGGTTTGTCCTCCTTTTTGGGAAAATTTGGAGGGGCTTATTAATACGCAAAAAGCGGATATTTTTCCATCGTTTTATTTACACGGTCGCGAACAGATTTTGTAACTTCTTCATTTTCAACATTTGACAAAACCATTTCAATCATTTCTGCAATTTCTTCCATCAAATCTTCTTTAGCGCCGCGAGTAGTTATTGCCGGTGTTCCTAAACGGATTCCCGAAGTTTGAAAAGCGGAACGGCTGTCGAAAGGCACCATATTTTTGTTGCACGTAATATCTGCTTCCACTAATACTTTTTCAGCTACTTTTCCTGTTAAATTTGGGAATTTTGAACGCAAATCCACCAACATGGAGTGATTATCTGTTCCGCCCGAAATGATTTTAAAACCACGCTTCATTAATGCTTCTGCTAACGCGGCTGCGTTTTTCTTTACTTGTTTTTGATATTCAATATATTCCGGTTGCAAACATTCACCAAACGAAACGGCTTTGGCAGCAATCACGTGTTCGAGCGGTCCGCCTTGAATGCCGGGGAAAACAGCGGAGTCGAGTAGGGCAGACATCATTTTAATTTCTCCTTTCGGAGTGGTTTTCCCCCAAGGATTTGGAAAATCTTTTCCCATCAAAATAATTCCCCCGCGTGGTCCGCGTAATGTTTTGTGTGTGGTGGAGGTTACAATATGAGCATATTTTACAGGATTTTCCAACAAACCCGCTGCAATTAAACCTGCCGGATGCGCCATATCAATCATCAAAATAGCTCCAATCTTATCTGCAATTTCACGCATACGTTTGTAGTCCCATTCACGAGAATAAGCGGAACCGCCGCCAATAACTAATTTCGGACGTTCACGCAACGCAACTTCTTCCATTTGATCGTAATCAACGCGACCTGTTTCTTCTTTTACATTATATTCCAACGCTTGATAAAGAATTCCGGAACTATTCACAGGCGAACCGTGTGAAAGGTGACCTCCGTGTGCCAAATTCAGTCCAAGAAATTTATCGCCGGGATTTAAACATGCCAAAAATACAGCAGCATTGGCTTGCGCTCCTGAATGAGGTTGTACGTTTGCCCATTCCGCATCAAAAATTTGTTTTATACGGTCGATAGCAAGTTGTTCGCTTTCATCCACCACTTCGCAACCGCCGTAATAACGTTTGCCCGGATAACCTTCTGCATATTTGTTTGTCAACACAGAACCCATTGCTTCCATTACTTGCTCGCTTACAAAATTTTCTGAAGCAATCAGCTCAATTCCTTTCATTTGGCGTTGTTTTTCACGCGCGATAATATCAAAAATTTTTTCGTCTCTTATCATAATTTGATAAATTAATATTTTTATTTATATGATTTTATTTATTATCAGTATTGTTAAAAGTTTTATTTTTTCTTTTTTACAGTCCATCCAAAATGCCCGATTTCTTCTCCCAGCTTATGATAATGTCCGTGAGAGTAGGCAATAAGTTTGGCTTT
The genomic region above belongs to uncultured Paludibacter sp. and contains:
- a CDS encoding transposase, with the protein product MSYTRLLYHIVFRTKYSKNTIPEQHEKELYAYIMGIINNKKSKLYRIGGTENHIHLLVDIHPTFAVSDFMKELKEYSSKWLKQNTNFPNFEGWAVSFAAFTYNLNDKDIIINYIKNQKEHHKTVSFEDEYRKFSLDNGIEIDERYFLQD
- the idnO gene encoding Gluconate 5-dehydrogenase — encoded protein: MNQFDLTGKIALITGASYGIGFSIASALAEAGATIVFNDIKQEFVDKGLTAYKEAGINAYGYVCDVTDETGINEMVAKIEKEVGTIDILVNNAGIIKRIPMHEMSAADFRQVIDIDLNGPFIVSKAVIPSMIKKGHGKIINICSMMSELGRETVSAYAAAKGGLKMLTKNICSEYGEYNIQCNGIGPGYIETPQTAPLREKQPDGSRHPFDAFIVAKTPAARWGTTDDLKGPAVFLASEASNFVNGHILYVDGGILAYIGKQP
- the purC gene encoding Phosphoribosylaminoimidazole-succinocarboxamide synthase; its protein translation is MNALTKTDFHFYGQTNVYHGKVRDVYTVKNDLLVMVATDRISAFDVILPKGIPYKGQMLNQIAAQFLDATADIVPNWKLATPDPMVTVGLRCEGFPVEMIVRGYLCGSAWRTYKNGIREICGVKIPDGMRENEKFPTPIVTPTTKAEQGLHDEDISKEEILKQGLATPEEYELLEKYTLELFQRGTEIAAKRGLILVDTKYEFGKRDGKIYLMDEIHTPDSSRYFYAEGYEERFEKGEPQKQLSKEFVREWLMDNSFQGKTGQTVPEMTDEIVRGISERYIELYENITGEKFIKAEGEGISARIEKNITEYLKTI
- the kduI gene encoding 5-keto 4-deoxyuronate isomerase (Evidence 2a : Function from experimental evidences in other organisms; PubMedId : 1766386, 9761873; Product type e : enzyme) — encoded protein: MKTNYELRYAAHPEDAKHYTTERLRKDFLIEKLFVADELNMVYTMYDRMVVGGAMPVNEKVKLETIDPLKQPVFLRNREFGTFNVGGKGIVYVGDKKFELEYKEALYLGSGDREVYFESVDKNNPAKFYFNSAPAHRNYPDKKVTKADAEVMVLGSLETANHRKINKMIVNQVLPTCQLQMGMTELALGSVWNTMPAHVHSRRMEAYFYFEVPEDQSVCHFMGEPNETRHIWMQNNQAVISPEWSIHSAAATYNYTFIWGMAGENLDYGDQDFSKITELK
- the glyA gene encoding serine hydroxymethyltransferase (Evidence 2a : Function from experimental evidences in other organisms; PubMedId : 10656824, 2034230, 6190704, 6300791, 9298646; Product type e : enzyme), translated to MIRDEKIFDIIAREKQRQMKGIELIASENFVSEQVMEAMGSVLTNKYAEGYPGKRYYGGCEVVDESEQLAIDRIKQIFDAEWANVQPHSGAQANAAVFLACLNPGDKFLGLNLAHGGHLSHGSPVNSSGILYQALEYNVKEETGRVDYDQMEEVALRERPKLVIGGGSAYSREWDYKRMREIADKIGAILMIDMAHPAGLIAAGLLENPVKYAHIVTSTTHKTLRGPRGGIILMGKDFPNPWGKTTPKGEIKMMSALLDSAVFPGIQGGPLEHVIAAKAVSFGECLQPEYIEYQKQVKKNAAALAEALMKRGFKIISGGTDNHSMLVDLRSKFPNLTGKVAEKVLVEADITCNKNMVPFDSRSAFQTSGIRLGTPAITTRGAKEDLMEEIAEMIEMVLSNVENEEVTKSVRDRVNKTMEKYPLFAY
- the phoH gene encoding PhoH-like protein, translating into MTEKTKNKEELQSPSPAGVGEASVFSLSDHTDTTVFYGVNNSNIQLLKNLHPDIQLVARGHVIKISGNEENVKKLISNIEKLENFVLNNNSLSEENIVEIIKGNQPAEVTFDHLILHGVNGKSIMARTKNQQKLVRDYEENDLLFAIGPAGSGKTYTAIALAVRSLKNREKKKIILSRPAVEAGEKLGFLPGDMKEKIDPYLQPLYDALMDMIPAAKLKEYLENGTIQIAPLAFMRGRTLSDAVVILDEAQNTSTQQIKMFLTRMGLNTKMIVTGDITQIDLPAQQKSGLIDAIEVLKGIKGIAKIEFDVKDIVRHKLVQRIVEAYEKRKLPPTPKGEK
- a CDS encoding hypothetical protein (Evidence 5 : Unknown function) → MKKIIKIVIILIPLLIIFLFVWMYFNPTIENKDFHMEYMVGSGKEDYHNYRNKNIENQNYTFNNYYCNDIGEKLVIYSLDIKKEKEKVIFVKENILSQKKPNRLLLIILIKMGNLIIFKFDLKKIQFLYMIYREIICFFMGKDVTNRG
- a CDS encoding hypothetical protein (Evidence 5 : Unknown function), encoding MKKEIQNKKIDRFIDKSGLTVAIILSIVGLFVIILFAFISPFNKYGNTNAELFSQYGDFIGGFAGSLFSLAGFFLLYKTLVLQKQTLTEQRKSYDAEKQSFEIERFESTFFNLINYQKDITKNLIYKADSSMSFSGKEIISPILREFKSIWDSLNYQIYCDYKNQDYIMSLYDDDNQQDSIYKERHYSKINEKYKITKEDWKNISDQSIKHRIEDKLVLVSRRFYENFDIVLGEYLRHLFLIIEFISKKRNTNKRFDYDFYIQILKQQFSSEELVLIFYTTFINDKYNILNNKYYLFSEFKKDYIKQKYLFDISHKNLIKINENSEDELRNNIRFRMVSDSEKDDSLMFSYE
- a CDS encoding hypothetical protein (Evidence 5 : Unknown function), which codes for MNICCRTTSPDNNLSQDYKSQQPARDLIHLKNKSERTRAVVAGVDYKENTDVINDNVATDHYINIVGYGTDKKGQYFSYYDNAAIGGEESGTNTKENRLYYDKKTNAFIDESSPLGGKYRLTEVRPTHTKEVEKLKEPEYRE